A portion of the Desulfobacterales bacterium genome contains these proteins:
- a CDS encoding response regulator has product MIKIPIQVLVVDDDKEFVDMISSRLGKAGERVTPAYSGHECLDLLRKKDIDVVLLDIGMPGMNGIQTLKELKRQFPLVEVIIMTSHGSIQSAVEGMKLGAFDYLLKPTELTELREKLEQARTRKEEHADRIRRAETRFFLRKIGDV; this is encoded by the coding sequence ATGATAAAAATCCCGATACAGGTCCTTGTCGTGGATGATGACAAAGAATTTGTAGATATGATTTCATCCCGGCTGGGAAAAGCCGGTGAAAGAGTCACGCCGGCATATAGTGGCCATGAATGCCTTGATCTGCTTCGCAAAAAAGATATCGATGTCGTCCTTCTCGATATCGGCATGCCCGGGATGAATGGCATACAGACGCTGAAAGAATTGAAACGACAGTTCCCCCTGGTGGAAGTCATTATCATGACCAGCCACGGCTCGATCCAGAGTGCGGTCGAAGGGATGAAACTCGGCGCCTTTGATTACCTCCTCAAACCGACGGAGCTGACTGAACTGCGCGAAAAGCTTGAACAGGCGAGAACTCGGAAAGAGGAACATGCCGACCGGATCAGACGAGCGGAAACCCGATTTTTCCTGAGAAAAATCGGCGATGTCTGA
- a CDS encoding DASS family sodium-coupled anion symporter: MFYKSRKFQTGFAFLLGLIVLLLPISEGTTFRIDGDSPRQMLDQVRKQFSPTLRNDSTGPGYLIKTKPSCHLKLPGTFLLKKTQEVSLSHIHIEFIDGLSPKAKRFLAVLAVLIFLFITEPVPLEITAICVGVFLVIMRVSEVKQAWAPYMHPVVVFIMCCLIFAITLDKVGLTQRLGYFIIKKAGTGITRFTFTIAIALGLASSIIHDAAACAVGIITILPLMKAAGIDPHTNTAKFMMLSIPFACSCGGMGTLIGGGRCMVAAAFLKEFTGMEISFIDWALYAMPAAVVTVPVSVLVVYLVFRPDPALRLPEFNENEAGPWTRSEKKAFFIILTTFILWVTKEYHGADYSVTGMLGVSVLVLSGILKWEDIHVNLEWGTVLFIFGGGISLGLAMGYSGAANYLAHLFFPVLHNGGWFTLLIGICIFGALATNIMANVAAAALILPIVIPIAQLEGVNPALPALCLGTATSFAMLLVIGCPPNAIAYSYRYFKASDLTRAGIVATPVLLAVLIFVASVWWKFLGLI; this comes from the coding sequence TTGTTTTATAAATCCAGAAAATTTCAAACCGGCTTCGCGTTTTTACTGGGTCTGATCGTTCTGCTGCTGCCCATATCCGAAGGCACAACGTTTCGCATCGATGGAGACAGCCCCCGCCAGATGCTTGACCAGGTACGCAAACAGTTCTCTCCGACCCTCCGGAATGATTCAACAGGCCCGGGCTACCTGATAAAAACAAAACCGTCATGCCACCTTAAATTACCCGGAACATTTCTCCTGAAAAAAACGCAGGAAGTCAGCCTGTCTCATATCCATATCGAATTTATTGACGGCCTTTCCCCGAAAGCGAAACGGTTTCTGGCGGTACTTGCCGTATTGATCTTTTTATTTATTACCGAGCCCGTTCCCCTTGAAATCACGGCAATCTGCGTCGGGGTATTTCTGGTGATCATGCGGGTCAGTGAGGTAAAACAGGCCTGGGCCCCTTATATGCATCCGGTCGTCGTGTTTATCATGTGCTGCCTGATTTTCGCCATTACGCTGGACAAGGTCGGGCTGACCCAACGCCTGGGTTATTTTATCATCAAAAAAGCCGGAACCGGAATCACGCGGTTTACATTCACCATAGCAATTGCGCTCGGGCTTGCATCATCGATCATTCATGATGCTGCCGCCTGTGCGGTTGGAATTATCACCATTCTTCCATTGATGAAAGCAGCCGGAATAGACCCCCATACCAACACGGCAAAATTCATGATGCTCTCCATCCCGTTCGCATGTTCCTGTGGCGGAATGGGTACGTTAATCGGCGGCGGCCGCTGCATGGTGGCCGCCGCGTTTCTGAAAGAATTTACCGGAATGGAAATCAGCTTTATCGACTGGGCACTGTATGCCATGCCAGCGGCCGTGGTGACCGTTCCCGTCTCCGTGCTGGTGGTGTATCTGGTCTTCCGCCCCGACCCGGCATTGCGTCTGCCTGAATTTAACGAAAATGAAGCCGGGCCATGGACCCGTTCGGAAAAAAAAGCTTTTTTCATCATCCTGACAACATTTATCCTGTGGGTGACCAAGGAATATCACGGCGCAGACTATTCGGTAACCGGAATGCTGGGCGTTTCCGTGCTGGTTCTTTCCGGAATTCTGAAATGGGAAGACATTCACGTCAATCTGGAATGGGGCACGGTTTTATTTATTTTCGGCGGAGGGATTTCACTGGGACTTGCAATGGGCTATTCGGGGGCGGCGAACTATCTGGCCCATCTGTTTTTCCCCGTCCTGCACAACGGCGGATGGTTTACACTGTTGATCGGAATCTGCATATTTGGTGCACTGGCGACCAATATCATGGCCAATGTCGCGGCCGCAGCTTTGATCCTTCCGATTGTCATTCCCATTGCTCAGCTGGAAGGTGTCAACCCGGCGCTGCCGGCCCTGTGCCTCGGAACCGCCACATCATTTGCCATGCTGCTGGTGATCGGATGTCCGCCCAATGCCATTGCATACAGCTACCGCTATTTCAAGGCCTCTGACCTGACCCGGGCCGGAATTGTCGCCACCCCCGTTCTGCTGGCCGTCCTCATTTTTGTGGCATCCGTCTGGTGGAAATTCCTCGGCCTTATATGA
- a CDS encoding cytidylate kinase-like family protein, protein MKTVSRSIQQIIEEQVQKWQAMVAQQKKKEVYYPVITLSREPGSGGRLIARGLAEKLGLDLFDQEVVHEMAKSANISTRLVETLDEKGVSTLHEWVSALVDSRHLWPDQYMQHLMKVVGIIGEHGRAVIVGRGANFIIPKDMKLSIRIEAALDVRVKNIANEFGVPEEEARRRAIRTESDRKAFVRKYFNADIADPMNYDMVINTGKFSIPEAIDMIASLYPKL, encoded by the coding sequence ATGAAAACAGTCAGCCGTTCTATCCAGCAGATTATCGAGGAACAGGTTCAAAAATGGCAGGCCATGGTTGCTCAACAGAAAAAGAAAGAGGTGTATTACCCCGTCATCACTCTGTCCAGGGAGCCCGGCAGCGGGGGACGGTTGATTGCCAGAGGGCTTGCTGAAAAACTGGGTCTGGATCTGTTTGATCAGGAAGTGGTTCACGAGATGGCAAAAAGTGCCAATATCAGTACCCGATTAGTGGAAACGCTTGATGAAAAAGGGGTGTCAACCTTGCACGAGTGGGTGTCAGCACTTGTGGATTCGAGACATTTATGGCCGGATCAGTATATGCAGCATCTGATGAAAGTGGTCGGAATCATCGGTGAGCACGGTCGGGCCGTCATCGTTGGAAGGGGCGCAAATTTTATTATCCCGAAAGATATGAAGCTGAGTATCAGAATCGAAGCGGCGCTGGATGTCAGGGTGAAAAATATCGCCAACGAGTTCGGTGTTCCTGAAGAAGAGGCGAGGCGAAGGGCCATTCGCACGGAATCAGACCGGAAAGCGTTTGTCCGGAAGTATTTTAATGCCGATATCGCCGACCCGATGAACTATGATATGGTCATTAATACCGGAAAGTTCAGCATCCCGGAAGCCATTGATATGATCGCCTCGCTTTATCCGAAGCTGTAA
- a CDS encoding C-GCAxxG-C-C family protein, whose protein sequence is MPELETMINDRVHDYYWNMDMNCASTTLKILSEIFMISLNRQVKDAATGMHGAGQYGAQCGLVEGALMFIGIIGRAKQIPDQQIIALCRDYARQFEARFHSLICRELRPRGFNPDNPPHLCEPLTRTAIRFDIHFISDALHIRI, encoded by the coding sequence ATGCCCGAACTGGAAACAATGATCAACGACAGGGTTCATGATTATTATTGGAACATGGATATGAACTGCGCCTCAACGACGCTGAAAATTCTCTCGGAGATATTTATGATATCTTTGAACCGCCAGGTCAAAGATGCGGCAACCGGGATGCACGGCGCCGGGCAATATGGCGCTCAATGCGGTCTGGTGGAAGGGGCCTTGATGTTTATCGGCATCATCGGCAGGGCAAAGCAGATCCCGGATCAGCAGATCATCGCGTTATGCCGGGACTATGCAAGGCAGTTTGAAGCCCGGTTCCACAGCCTGATATGCAGGGAACTCCGGCCCCGGGGATTTAACCCGGATAATCCGCCACATCTGTGTGAACCCCTGACGCGAACGGCCATCCGGTTCGATATTCATTTTATTTCGGATGCGCTGCATATCCGGATATAA
- the mtnA gene encoding S-methyl-5-thioribose-1-phosphate isomerase produces the protein METYGTTLRPIWLAQDLTIVKVIDQRGLPHACEVVDLVSVDDVIVAIKSMVVRGAPLIGVTGAYGLYLAAVNSSGKDISEGYLINEAARLKTARPTAVNLAWAVDQVLAEVLAADIASDRVQVARAAVEKIVETEIDNCRNIGIYGVALIDEISRAKAGRPVNILTHCNAGWLACVEYGTATAPIYMAHEQGIDVHVWVDETRPLNQGARLTAWELGRQGINHTVITDNAGGHLMQHGMVDMVIVGADRTTRTGDVANKIGTYLKALAARDNHVPFYVALPSSTFDWQLTDGIGQIPIEARDPDEVRYVYGVDRGKPTQVLIAPPRSPAANFAFDVTPARLVTGFITERGICQATEEDIRRLFPERLSHNP, from the coding sequence ATGGAAACATACGGCACGACCCTCAGGCCTATTTGGCTGGCGCAGGATTTGACGATTGTCAAGGTGATTGATCAAAGAGGGCTTCCGCACGCATGTGAGGTTGTGGACCTTGTCTCTGTCGATGATGTGATTGTCGCAATCAAGTCCATGGTGGTCAGAGGTGCGCCCCTGATCGGTGTGACCGGTGCATATGGGTTGTATCTGGCTGCGGTGAATTCCAGCGGAAAAGATATCTCGGAAGGTTACCTGATCAATGAGGCCGCCCGTTTAAAAACGGCCAGACCGACCGCGGTGAATCTGGCCTGGGCCGTTGATCAGGTTCTGGCGGAGGTGCTAGCGGCGGATATTGCATCGGACAGGGTTCAGGTCGCCCGTGCCGCGGTTGAGAAGATCGTTGAAACTGAAATTGACAATTGCAGAAATATCGGAATATATGGGGTGGCACTGATTGATGAGATCAGTCGGGCAAAAGCCGGAAGACCGGTTAATATTCTTACGCATTGCAATGCGGGATGGCTTGCCTGTGTGGAATACGGAACAGCGACGGCGCCGATATATATGGCGCATGAACAGGGCATCGATGTCCATGTCTGGGTGGATGAAACGCGGCCGCTTAACCAGGGAGCCCGGCTGACTGCATGGGAACTTGGGAGGCAGGGCATCAATCATACCGTCATTACGGATAATGCCGGCGGACACCTCATGCAGCATGGCATGGTGGATATGGTGATTGTCGGCGCTGACCGGACAACCCGAACGGGGGACGTGGCCAATAAAATCGGGACCTATCTCAAGGCGCTTGCTGCCCGGGACAATCATGTTCCCTTTTATGTGGCTCTTCCGTCCAGTACCTTTGACTGGCAGTTGACGGATGGGATCGGGCAGATTCCCATTGAGGCGCGTGACCCGGATGAGGTTCGATATGTTTATGGTGTGGATCGGGGAAAACCGACACAGGTGCTGATTGCTCCGCCCCGGAGCCCGGCGGCGAATTTTGCCTTTGATGTAACCCCGGCCCGGCTGGTTACCGGTTTTATCACCGAGCGGGGCATCTGTCAGGCCACCGAAGAGGATATCAGACGGCTTTTCCCCGAACGCTTATCTCATAACCCTTAA
- a CDS encoding Lrp/AsnC family transcriptional regulator, with translation MLTELEKKIIRVLQDDIPIIERPYLIMAEQLGISEETLLDTVKTLSDRGIIRRFGASLRHQRSGFTANVMVAWKVEETRVEEVGQIMASFQEVSHCYRRDPSDRWPYNLYTMVHGRDEASCREIVQRLKEKASVDTCSLLFSRRELKKVSMQYFSDETEG, from the coding sequence ATGCTGACTGAACTTGAAAAAAAGATCATCCGTGTACTCCAGGACGATATTCCGATTATAGAACGTCCCTATCTGATAATGGCCGAGCAGCTGGGTATTTCCGAGGAGACGTTGCTGGACACGGTCAAAACCCTTTCTGACCGGGGGATTATCCGGCGCTTTGGCGCATCGCTGCGCCATCAGAGGTCAGGCTTTACCGCCAACGTGATGGTGGCCTGGAAGGTGGAGGAAACGCGTGTGGAAGAGGTGGGACAGATCATGGCCTCGTTTCAAGAGGTCTCGCACTGCTACCGCCGCGATCCCTCAGACCGCTGGCCCTATAACCTGTATACCATGGTTCACGGCAGGGATGAAGCCAGCTGTCGTGAAATTGTTCAACGCCTGAAAGAAAAGGCCTCTGTTGATACCTGCAGCCTGCTGTTCAGCCGCAGAGAATTAAAAAAAGTATCCATGCAGTATTTTTCAGACGAAACAGAAGGCTGA
- a CDS encoding radical SAM protein, with product MKYDVPHILLVNPWIHDFAAYDFWAKPMGLLTLASILERHGLVVHYIDCLDRFHPRAPKTDPSARYGRGPYLKTPLPKPRGLEDVDRNFSRYGIRPEWFRQDLKSLPAPDVIMVTSIMTYWYPGVQETIGMIREQFPDVPVILGGVYATLCRDHATIHSGADIIVSGPADGIILDRIADVTGVSVPLKFDPENLDTYPWPAFYLQNSINYVPVLTSRGCPYNCAYCASRILDPEFMRREPGLVVEELLYWHKRYGIEDFVFYDDALLVDSDRHARPLFEEIIRLGLPLRFHTPNAVHIREITKDLARLMADAGFITLRLGLETAGFDQRSQLDAKVTETEFKQAVSYLRAAGFTSDQVGAYLLVGLPGQCIQSVEASVQVVKQSGITPILAHYTPIPGTRLWDRAVSSSRYDLQSDPLFTNNAISPCQDERFSWRVMSHLKALTAVSARS from the coding sequence GTGAAATACGATGTGCCACATATTCTTCTGGTAAATCCCTGGATTCATGATTTTGCCGCATATGATTTCTGGGCAAAGCCCATGGGGCTTCTTACGCTGGCATCGATTCTGGAGCGTCACGGGCTTGTTGTTCATTACATCGATTGTCTGGACCGCTTTCACCCACGGGCGCCCAAAACCGATCCCTCTGCCCGGTACGGCAGGGGCCCGTATCTGAAAACACCGCTTCCAAAGCCCCGGGGGCTTGAAGATGTCGATCGCAATTTTTCCCGATATGGTATCCGGCCCGAATGGTTCAGGCAGGATCTGAAGTCCCTCCCGGCGCCGGATGTGATCATGGTGACATCGATTATGACCTACTGGTATCCGGGGGTACAGGAAACCATTGGTATGATCCGGGAACAGTTTCCGGACGTACCGGTAATCCTGGGCGGTGTGTATGCAACCCTCTGCCGGGATCATGCCACAATCCACTCCGGTGCAGATATCATCGTATCGGGTCCTGCAGACGGGATCATTCTGGATCGGATCGCTGATGTGACCGGCGTGTCCGTCCCGCTGAAATTTGATCCGGAAAATCTCGACACCTATCCCTGGCCGGCCTTTTATCTGCAAAACTCCATTAATTATGTGCCGGTTCTGACTTCCAGAGGCTGCCCGTACAACTGCGCGTATTGCGCATCCCGCATTCTCGATCCTGAATTCATGAGGCGGGAGCCGGGGTTGGTTGTCGAAGAGCTCCTCTACTGGCACAAGCGGTATGGAATCGAAGATTTCGTTTTTTATGACGATGCGCTGCTCGTGGATTCCGACCGTCATGCGCGGCCGCTGTTTGAAGAGATTATCCGACTGGGACTTCCTCTGCGGTTTCATACGCCGAACGCGGTTCATATCCGGGAAATAACAAAAGATCTGGCACGGTTGATGGCTGACGCGGGGTTTATAACCCTTCGTCTGGGGCTGGAAACCGCCGGTTTTGATCAGCGCTCGCAGCTGGATGCAAAAGTGACCGAAACTGAATTCAAACAGGCCGTGTCATATCTGAGAGCCGCCGGTTTTACAAGCGATCAGGTCGGGGCCTATCTGCTTGTGGGGCTTCCCGGTCAATGCATCCAGTCGGTTGAAGCGTCCGTACAGGTAGTCAAGCAAAGCGGCATCACGCCAATTCTGGCCCATTATACCCCCATCCCCGGTACCCGTCTCTGGGACCGTGCGGTGTCATCCTCGCGATACGATCTTCAATCCGATCCCCTGTTTACCAATAATGCCATATCCCCCTGTCAGGATGAACGCTTTTCCTGGCGCGTGATGTCTCACCTGAAAGCACTGACTGCCGTTTCAGCAAGATCCTGA
- the glnA gene encoding type I glutamate--ammonia ligase — translation MTPKQVLNMAQENNVKVVDIRFLDFPGIWQHFTVPLSELDETSFEDGFGFDGSSIRGWQPINASDMLVIPDPATAQIDPFFKVPTLVLIGNIEDPTTRESYSRDPRYIARKAEAYLKTTGIGDTAFIGPEAEFFIFDDIRFESGRNGSFYKVDSIEGIWNSGRDEGPNLGYKPRHKEAYFPVPPTDKFQDLRTEMVLTLQQVGIDVECQHHEVATAGQSEIDMRFKPLLQMGDQLMWFKYVLKNVAYAHGKTVTFMPKPLFEDNGTGMHTHISIWKDGKPLFAGDKYAGVSQMALYGIGGILKHCGALCAFTNPTTNSYKRLVPGFEAPVNLAYSSRNRSASIRIPMYSSSPKAKRLEFRTPDPSCNGYLAFSAILMAVLDGIENKIDPGEPLDKNIYDLPPEELAEIASAPGSLEEALAALKADHDFLLKGDVFTQDLIDKWIEYKTTNEVNPVKLRPHPHEFFLYYDI, via the coding sequence ATGACACCCAAACAGGTACTCAACATGGCGCAGGAAAACAACGTTAAAGTCGTTGACATTCGTTTTCTTGATTTTCCGGGAATATGGCAGCATTTTACGGTTCCTTTGAGCGAACTGGACGAAACCAGCTTTGAAGACGGATTCGGATTTGACGGCTCAAGCATCCGCGGCTGGCAGCCGATTAACGCCAGCGACATGCTGGTGATACCGGACCCGGCAACCGCACAAATAGACCCGTTCTTTAAAGTTCCGACCCTCGTTCTGATCGGCAACATCGAAGATCCGACGACCCGTGAATCGTATTCACGCGATCCCCGATATATTGCCAGAAAAGCCGAGGCCTACCTGAAGACCACCGGTATCGGAGATACCGCCTTTATCGGACCGGAAGCCGAATTTTTCATCTTCGATGATATCCGGTTCGAGTCGGGCCGAAACGGTTCGTTTTATAAAGTCGATTCCATCGAGGGCATCTGGAATTCCGGCCGGGATGAAGGCCCCAACCTGGGGTATAAACCCCGCCACAAGGAAGCATATTTTCCGGTACCGCCCACGGACAAGTTTCAGGACCTTCGGACCGAGATGGTGCTGACGCTCCAACAAGTGGGAATCGATGTCGAATGCCAGCACCATGAGGTGGCCACAGCCGGACAGTCCGAGATCGATATGCGGTTCAAGCCCCTGCTTCAGATGGGCGACCAGCTCATGTGGTTCAAATATGTATTGAAAAACGTCGCCTATGCCCATGGGAAAACCGTCACATTCATGCCCAAGCCGCTGTTTGAAGACAATGGCACCGGCATGCATACGCATATCAGCATCTGGAAAGACGGAAAACCGCTGTTTGCCGGCGACAAGTATGCCGGCGTCTCGCAGATGGCGCTTTACGGCATCGGCGGCATTCTCAAACACTGCGGCGCACTGTGCGCGTTCACCAACCCGACGACCAACTCTTACAAACGTCTGGTACCCGGATTCGAAGCCCCGGTCAACCTGGCATACTCGAGCCGGAACCGTAGCGCCTCGATTCGAATCCCCATGTACTCGTCTTCGCCCAAGGCAAAACGACTCGAATTCCGGACACCGGACCCGTCGTGTAACGGATATCTGGCATTTTCCGCCATACTGATGGCCGTTCTGGACGGGATTGAAAACAAGATCGATCCGGGCGAGCCACTGGATAAAAACATTTACGATCTTCCACCGGAAGAACTGGCGGAGATTGCCTCCGCACCGGGCTCTCTGGAAGAAGCGCTCGCTGCCCTGAAGGCGGATCATGACTTTTTATTAAAAGGGGATGTATTTACTCAGGATTTAATCGATAAGTGGATCGAGTATAAAACAACAAATGAAGTCAATCCAGTCAAACTGCGTCCGCATCCGCATGAATTTTTCCTTTATTACGATATATAA
- a CDS encoding P-II family nitrogen regulator encodes MKKIEAIIKPFKLDAVKDILNEIGIQGMTVSEVKGYGRQKGHKEIYRGAEYIVDFIPKVKIEIFLASDRVSQVVKEICRVAYTGKVGDGKIFILPVEDSIRIRTGEKGADAL; translated from the coding sequence ATAAAAAAAATTGAGGCCATCATAAAACCGTTCAAACTGGATGCGGTTAAAGACATCCTGAATGAAATCGGAATCCAGGGGATGACCGTCTCCGAGGTTAAAGGGTATGGGCGCCAGAAGGGGCACAAGGAAATTTACCGTGGCGCGGAGTATATTGTCGATTTTATTCCTAAAGTTAAAATTGAAATTTTTTTGGCATCGGACCGGGTTTCCCAGGTCGTAAAAGAAATCTGCCGGGTGGCGTACACCGGAAAAGTAGGAGACGGAAAAATTTTTATCCTGCCGGTTGAAGATTCCATTCGGATACGAACCGGGGAAAAAGGGGCAGACGCTCTGTAA
- a CDS encoding ammonium transporter translates to MINAGDTSFMLISSALVMFMTPGLALFYGGMVRHKNILSTLVQSFICLGIVSIIWICYGYSMAFGPDIGSFIGNLDWAFLNGVSLSPGPYADSIPHLLFCCFQLMFAIITPALITGAFAERMKFSAFLLFTVLWTTLVYLPVCHWVWGGGWIGKMGALDFAGGTVIHINSGTAALVCALMIGKRKGWRKEPFMPHNLSLTVLGAGILWFGWFGFNAGSALSAGETASLAFMNTQLAAGSAAVSWIISEWILHGKPTTLGAASGAVAGLVAITPPAGFVGPVSSVIIGLLAGVICYLAISLKNRFNYDDALDVVAVHGIGGLWGALATGLFASAAMNPGGANGLFFGNPKLLGFQFIGALATILFSAVVTAIILKGIDLTVGLRITDEDEVQGLDLSQHSEVGFSL, encoded by the coding sequence ATGATAAATGCCGGAGACACATCCTTTATGTTGATATCCTCAGCGCTCGTGATGTTCATGACACCGGGGCTTGCATTATTTTACGGCGGCATGGTCCGCCATAAAAATATACTGTCCACGCTCGTTCAAAGTTTTATCTGTCTGGGCATCGTATCCATCATATGGATTTGTTACGGCTATTCGATGGCGTTTGGTCCGGATATCGGCAGTTTCATCGGCAACCTGGACTGGGCCTTTCTGAACGGCGTCTCATTGTCTCCGGGCCCATACGCAGACAGCATCCCGCACCTGCTTTTCTGCTGTTTTCAACTGATGTTCGCCATCATTACCCCGGCGCTGATTACCGGTGCATTTGCAGAACGCATGAAATTTTCAGCCTTTTTGCTGTTTACGGTTCTCTGGACTACATTGGTGTATCTTCCGGTATGCCATTGGGTCTGGGGCGGCGGCTGGATCGGAAAAATGGGCGCTCTGGATTTTGCCGGCGGAACCGTCATCCACATCAATTCGGGAACCGCTGCGCTGGTGTGCGCATTGATGATCGGCAAACGAAAGGGCTGGAGAAAAGAACCTTTCATGCCGCACAATCTGTCCCTGACAGTTCTGGGAGCAGGGATACTGTGGTTTGGCTGGTTCGGATTCAATGCCGGCAGCGCGCTTTCCGCAGGCGAGACCGCTTCCCTGGCATTTATGAACACCCAGCTGGCAGCCGGTTCCGCAGCCGTTTCATGGATCATATCCGAATGGATATTACACGGAAAGCCAACCACTCTCGGCGCTGCATCCGGAGCCGTAGCCGGTCTGGTGGCCATTACCCCGCCGGCCGGATTTGTCGGCCCGGTTTCCTCGGTCATCATCGGACTGCTGGCCGGCGTCATCTGTTACCTGGCGATAAGCCTGAAAAACCGATTCAACTACGACGATGCGCTGGATGTTGTGGCTGTGCATGGTATCGGTGGTTTGTGGGGGGCACTGGCAACCGGATTGTTTGCCTCGGCAGCCATGAATCCAGGCGGTGCAAACGGTCTTTTTTTCGGCAATCCCAAACTTCTTGGTTTTCAATTTATCGGAGCACTGGCGACGATTCTGTTTTCGGCTGTCGTCACCGCCATCATTTTAAAGGGAATCGATCTTACCGTCGGGCTCAGAATCACCGATGAGGATGAAGTTCAGGGACTGGATCTGTCACAGCACAGTGAAGTCGGCTTTTCACTCTAA
- a CDS encoding P-II family nitrogen regulator, translated as MKKIEAILKPFKLDEVKDALNKIGVTGMTISEVKGFGRQKGHKETYRGAEYQVDFVPKIKIEVVVEATLVSRVVSAIIEHAATGKIGDGKIFVLPIEEAVRIRTGETGNEAI; from the coding sequence ATGAAAAAAATCGAAGCCATCTTAAAGCCGTTCAAGCTGGACGAAGTCAAGGATGCGCTTAACAAAATCGGGGTAACAGGAATGACCATCAGTGAGGTCAAGGGGTTTGGCAGGCAGAAGGGACATAAAGAGACATACCGGGGGGCGGAGTATCAGGTGGATTTTGTGCCGAAGATCAAGATCGAAGTGGTGGTCGAGGCAACGCTGGTTTCCAGAGTGGTCTCGGCAATCATAGAACATGCTGCCACCGGTAAAATCGGGGACGGTAAGATTTTTGTGTTGCCGATAGAAGAAGCCGTTCGAATCAGAACCGGCGAAACGGGCAATGAAGCCATATGA